Proteins encoded within one genomic window of Rhinolophus sinicus isolate RSC01 linkage group LG05, ASM3656204v1, whole genome shotgun sequence:
- the SPR gene encoding sepiapterin reductase, whose protein sequence is MEVGGGSEGSLGRTVCVLTGASRGFGRALALLLAPLLSPGSVLVLNARNAEALQQLGAQLGAERPGLLVVRVPADLGSQDGLQRLLGALRELPRPEGLQRVLLINNAGTLGDVSKGFVDLADPAEMNSYWGLNLTSMLCLTSSILKAFPDSPGLHRTVVNISSLCAVQPFKGWTLYCAGKAAREMMFQVLAAEEPSVRVLSYAPGPLDTDMQQLARETSGDPDLRKRLQELKKKGELVDCKISAQKLLSLLQKDTFKSGAHVDFYEK, encoded by the exons ATGGAGGTCGGCGGCGGCTCCGAGGGCTCTCTGGGACGCACCGTGTGCGTGCTGACCGGGGCCTCCCGTGGCTTCGGCCGCGCGCTGGCCCTGCTCCTGGCCCCGCTACTGTCGCCCGGCTCCGTGCTGGTCCTAAACGCCCGCAACGCTGAGGCGCTGCAGCAGCTGGGGGCCCAGCTGGGCGCTGAGCGGCCGGGCCTGCTCGTGGTGCGGGTTCCCGCCGACCTGGGCTCCCAGGACGGCCTGCAGCGGCTTCTCGGCGCCCTGCGCGAGCTCCCCAGGCCAGAGGGTCTGCAGCGAGTGCTGCTAATCAACAACGCAG GCACTCTTGGGGATGTATCCAAAGGCTTCGTGGACCTGGCTGACCCAGCTGAAATGAACAGCTACTGGGGTCTGAACTTGACCTCGATGCTCTGCCTGACTTCCAGCATCCTGAAGGCCTTCCCAGATAGTCCTGGCCTCCACAGGACGGTGGTTAACATCTCCTCCCTCTGTGCTGTGCAGCCCTTCAAGGGCTGGACACTGTACTGCGCAGGGAAGGCTGCCCGTGAGATGATGTTCCAGGTCCTGGCAGCAGAGGAACCTAGTGTGAGGGTGCTGAGCTATGCCCCAG GGCCCCTGGACACAGACATGCAGCAGTTGGCCCGGGAGACTTCTGGGGACCCAGACTTGCGAAAAAGGCTACAGGAGCTGAAGAAAAAGGGGGAGCTGGTGGATTGCAAGATATCAGCCCAGAAACTGCTAAGCTTGCTACAAAAGGACACGTTCAAGTCTGGAGCCCATGTTGACTTCTACgagaaataa